A single Vanacampus margaritifer isolate UIUO_Vmar chromosome 7, RoL_Vmar_1.0, whole genome shotgun sequence DNA region contains:
- the cisd2 gene encoding CDGSH iron-sulfur domain-containing protein 2 — protein MVLETISRIIKVQLPAYLKKLPLPETIGGFVRLTVSEWLRLLPLLGILALLGYMTIRPFFPKKKKQRDCLINLKIQKENPKVVNEIDIEDLNRANVCYCRCWRSKTFPVCDKSHLKHNELTGDNVGPLILKKKFL, from the exons ATGGTTTTAGAAACGATTTCGAGGATAATAAAAGTTCAGCTTCCAGCATACCTGAAGAAGCTTCCTCTCCCGGAGACGATCGGTGGATTTGTAAGGTTAACAG TGTCCGAATGGCTGCGGTTGCTGCCACTACTGGGCATCTTGGCTCTGCTGGGCTACATGACCATTCGGCCCTTCTTtcccaagaagaagaaacagagaGACTGTCTGATCAACCTAAAGATCCAGAAGGAGAACCCCAAAGTGGTCAACGAGATAGACATTGAGGACCTTAACAGGGCAAATGTGTGCTACTGTCGCTGTTGGCGCTCCAAAACT tttcctgtttgcgacaaGTCACACTTAAAGCACAACGAGCTGACTGGAGACAACGTGGGACCACTCATACTCAAGAAGAAGTTCCTATAA